The sequence CCCCAATACAAAGTATTATGGGAAATTAAAGATGCTCCTTCTGGAGATTTGGCAAAGTTTCCTACTAATTCCAATGCCGGCATCATGGTACCAAAGATCCCGATGAAAATAAAGGCCACTTCACGGATGGGCTCGAAATTAAATTCATTTCCTTGGATCGCTCTCTTGTCTGCAAATCGATAAGAAAGGAATGCCACGGAAAGCATGATCACCTCTCTTAGGTAAGAAAACTTCTGGCCATCATAGACGATAGCAGGAACTCCCTCAATTACATTAGGATCCAGGAATACAGAACAAATGATGATAAATAACCAACCAAAGTTTTTCATTCCGATCAAGGAAAACTTGTTGGTATAGGTGATTTCTTCTGGTTCAATTTCATCATCTGCCGCTTTACCCAATTTCTTGTCAATGAAATAGAAAGCGATAGCAAGCAAGGCCAAAGCAAAAATCCATGCAGGCCAGTTATGCTCCAAGGTCCAGAAGAAAGGAATTCCTTTCAAGAAACCTAGGAACAACGGAGGATCTCCAATTGGAGTCAAAGAACCTCCCACATTACTAACCATGAAAATGAAGAAGATAATGTGATAAGCTTGAATATTTCCTTTGTTCAAGCGGATAAAAGGTCTGATCAGCAACATGGAAGCTCCAGTGGTTCCAATCAAATTGGAGATTAAAGCTCCTATCAGCAATAATGAAACATTCGCAAATGGGGTCGCTTTTTTATCTATTTCAATCAAAATACCTCCAGACGCAATGTAAAGGGAGGCTAATAGGGCAATAAACTGAATGTATTCCGCCAGTGCATGCACAGGAGCATGAACATTTTGGAGTATAAACAGGTAATAGAAGACGACTAAAATGGCCAGACCTATGGCTATTTTAGGGTAATTTTTATGCCAAAAGTGCTCATAAAATAATGGACCAGTGGCAATCATTAATAGTAAAACAACAAAGGGTATTACTAACCAAGTTGGAGCCACATGATGCTCCTCATCTCCATGATCGGCTTGATCGTTATGTTCAACAGTAGCGTGTTCGGTATCAGTTTGATCTGCTTGGGCTAAGAATGTCTCTTTTGTCTCACGTTCTTCAGCAAGGGCAAGCTGAGGTTGTAAGCCATTAAGAAAGAGTATTCCGAAAAGTATGGAGAAACTTAAGATGAAATTCTTCATTTGGCTAATAGGGTCTGCTGGGTAATCTTTTCGGTTAAATGTAAATATTTTCCAGCGGTTAAATTCCCAAAATGGGTTTTGCTAAACTACTGATTTTGGGTGAAAGACCCCAATAGAGAAATAACCGCTAGCAAGAATAATTCAAAAATTAACCTTTGCTAGCGATTCTACCTACTATTTTTTATACGAGTTGTGCTAGAGCTATTTTAAAGGAGCTTTGAGCTATATTGGTCTTTTCCGGATTTTCCTGAAAAGTTTTGTTCAATGCTTTTTCAATGGTCTTGCTTACATCGTTGAATATTGCCCGGTCGGTAACTTCAGCTTTCTTGCTCATCAAATAGGCAAAGACTCTGGCCATTCCACAGTTGGCAATAAAATCCGGAAGAACTGAAATCCGCTTATCTGCCCAGACTCCAATAGGCCCAAAGAAGATCTCAGGGTCTGCGAATGGCACATTTGCTCCGCAGGAAATTACTTCCAACCCTGCATTTACCATGCGTTCTACTTGGTTTTGGGTCACTAATCTGGAAGCCGCAGCTGGAATGAATATTTCACTGTTGATATCCCAGATCTTTTCATTGATTTTCTCAAAAGGAATCATATCCTTGGCTACCAGTTTGTTTCCGTCTCTAGCAATAAAGAGGTCTCGTACTTCATCCAGGCTTAGCCCCTCTTCACGGATGATTCCTCCATCTCTATCAATAATTCCTACCACCTTCACTCCTTCCACCGCCAAAAAACATGCGGCTGCAGCGCCTACATTTCCCCATCCTTGGATAACAGCTCGCTTTCCTTTGATCTGACCACCCCAAATTTTATAATAATGCCGCACGGCCTCTGCCACACCATATCCTGTAATCATGTCGGCTACCGTGTATTTCTTGGGTCCATTGGGCGTATAATGAGGATCTTCCAATACTTTGGAGACGCCTTGCCTTAACTGTCCAATCTTTTTGATTTTTTCTGGTTCTGTGGCATGAAAGTGACCATTTACGATTCCTTCCTGAGGATGCCAAAGTCCATAAGTTTCCGTAATAGGGATCACTTCATGGATTTCATCCACATTCATATCACCTCCGGTTCCATAATAATTTTTCAAAAGCGGCATGACAGCCTTATACCAGCGCTGAAGCACTTCGTTTTTTCTAGGATCATTTGGGTCGAAATTAATCCCTGATTTGGCTCCACCAATTGCGGGGCCTGATACAGTGAATTTCACCTCCATGGTTTTGGCAAGAGATTCTACTTCTCGTTTGTCTAGTCCTTTACGCATGCGGGTTCCACCTCCTGCAGCTCCCCCTCTTAAAGAGTTGATGACTACCCAGCCTTCGGCCTCAGATTCATTGTCGCTCCATTCAAAAACAATTTCAGCTTTTTTGTTTTCGAATTTCTTTAGTAAGTCGTGCATTAATTTTTGGGTTTATATCTGCCCCAAAAATATAAAATTTTAATCCCTCTCATAAATTTTGTGGAGGAGCAAATCAGCCAAAGATTGTTCCTCCGGAAGAATCTCTGCTCGCATGGGTAACAGAAGCCAGACAATTTGATTCTCCCCTCAATCTAAGCACTCCTAAAAATCCAAAAATCAATGCTTCTTTAAACTCAATCAATTCGTTGGAAGCTTCAAATTGTTGCCAATTACCTTGGAGCTGATGGTGGAGCCGCTCTATAAAATAGGTATGATAGGCACCTCCTCCGGAGAGGAGAACCTTAGGCTTTTCATGGAGTGCGTAGGCTTGAATGATTTGAGCGATTTGAATTGCATAATGCTCCGTCAATGTGGCTAATTTATCTTTTTCAGGAGCGTTGCTTGATTGGATGATAGGAGAAAAAACTTCGTCCATATCCTCTCTACCAAGGGATTTGGCCCCCTTTTTTTGATAAAAAGGAACTTGGTTGAGTTTTTCCAACAGTTCTGCATCCACTTGTCCCTCACGGGCCCACTGCCCATCCCGATCATAAGGGCTACCCAGTTTTTCCGCAATGGGATTCAGTAAGAGGTTGAATGGACTACAATCGAACGCTATTCGCTCTCCCTTCCATTGCATACTGATATTGGAAATGCCACCCAGGTTGATGCAAAAGTCCAAATGTGGGAAAAGGAGTTGGTCACCTATAGGAACCAATGGTGCTCCCTGGCCTCCAAGCTGCACATCCAACATTCTGAAATCATTGATCACTTTCATTTCCGAAGCTTGATGCAGCGCCCATCCATTTCCAATTTGTAAACTCAATCCTTTTTGTGGTTGATGGAATACGGTGTGACCATGGGAACAGATGGCGATTGGAGAAATTTGTTTTTTAGAACAGAACTGCTTCACTTCCTGACCCATCCATTTTCCAAATGCTACATCTAGATAGTGAAGGTCCAATGCATTCAATAGGTGGGCTTTTTGGAGTTGTTCACCCAATTGGTCCGGAAAAGGGATGGTGATCGCTTCCAGAATCTCAAATTGCCAAAGGTCGGATTTTTCAAAATGGCAATAAGCGACATCTAAACCATCTCCTGAAGTTCCTGACATCAATCCTATTATGTGGTAGTTCGCGTTGCTCATGGGTTAAAGTTTGTTAAGTATGGAGCAATCCAAAGATAATTTGCTGCTGTAGAAAAGCCCTCTTTTTTTTAATGCCTAATTTGCAGTCTATCCTGTTTCTGAATGGACAATCTAATCATTGATATTGGCAATACCAGAATCAAATCTGCCTTGTTTAAGGGGACTGAATTTGTAAATGAATCAGTTTTTATAGATTTGCCGACTGCTTTGCAATATTGGAAAGGTCTTTCTTTTCAAAATTGCTTGATAAGTTCTGTGAAGTGGACCGAGAAAGATCTTAAAATTCAAATTCCATTTCCATTTAAATACTTATCCAACAATCTTCAATTTCCTATTGGCAATGCGTACGGTAGTCCAGCTACCCTGGGTTTGGATAGGATGGCCGCTGCTGTAGGAGGTTGGCAAATGGCAGGAACAGGCCCAGTGCTGGTAATAGACATGGGAAGTTGTATGACATTTGATCTGGTAGATGAATCCAATACTTATCGAGGCGGAGCCATCAGTCCAGGGTTGTTGATGAGGGCCAAGGCAATGAATGCATTAACAGCCCGACTTCCCTTGGTGGAAGTTTCTGGAAAGCCGGAAGATTTTATAGGAACCAACACCATCAGTTGTATGCAGATAGGTATTTGGTATGGGATTGAATCAGAAATTCTTGGCCAAATCCAAAAATATGAGCAAAAATTCCCCCAAATCAAGGTCTTTGTTTGCGGTGGAGACGCTCAATCTTTTGAATCATTAGCAAAAGACCACATATTTGTAGTCCAAAATTTAGTCCTGCATGGATTGAATTGTATTCTAAACCACAATGTTGAGTAAAATCAAATTGCAATTGCTGGGTGTAATCTGCACCCTTTTCTTATTTAGTGAAGCCCAAGCACAGTCTTCAGCTTCTACGTACAGTGCTTTGGGCATTGGTGAATTTAATTATTCAGGATTAACTCAGAACCAGGGTATGGGAGGTCTTGGAGTTAGTTATGGTACTGGATGGAATGCCAATGTCGTCAACCCGGCATTGACTACTTATAATACCATATTTAATTTTCAGGCAGCACTGAATTATAAGAAATTCAATGCGAGAAATAGCTCCGAATCTTCAGATGTCGATGGTGGAGGTCTTTCCTATGTAGCCATGTCACTTCCATTGAAATCTGGAAAAGTGACGATGGGACTTGGGCTGAATCAAATCACCAGTGTGAATTACCGACTTCAGGTAGAGAGCGCGGTAGAAAATGCTGAGTTGAGAGCCTATAATTATGTGCAGGGAGATGGAGGTATTTCGGAGACTTACATGAGCTTTGGGGTGAAAGTTGCCAAAAATTTCAGCCTAGGTGCGCAAGTTTCTTATCTTTTTGGGTCAACCATTCGGAACAATCAATTGTCACTTTTGAATGGTAATGACAACCCAGTGGGGAACACTACTGAATATTATGAAAGATTAACAGTTAGTGATATTGGTTTCAAAGGGGGTGCACATTACGTTGCAAAGCTTTCTGACAAGAATAACTTACACTTTGGTGCCATTTATCAGAATTTGGGGAATGTTAGTGGAAAAGCCTTTGCCAAATTGGCTGCTTTAGGTGAAGCTAGCGATCCCGATTCAGATGGTGATTTGATCGCCAACGATGAAAAAGGCAGTATATACATTCCAAATCGCATCGGATTTGGGGTAACATTTGAAAAAATGAATAAATTCGCCCTCGGTTTGGAGGGGCAATATCAGGATTTTAATAAGTTTAAATCCTTTTTTGGAGAGAGTCTTTCTTTGAGGGAGGCCATTAAAGTTGGTTTGGGATTTCGGATTGTACCCGATTACCTAGCGATTGACAGTCCATTGAAAAGAACTACTTATCGATTCGGATTGGAATATCAGCAGACTCCCTACTATCTGAACCAGACAAATATCAATGATATTGGCATTAACTTTGGAGCTTCATTTCCAGTTAATCAATTATCATTGGTGAATTTGGCTGTGAAGGTTGGACAACGTGGCACTACCGATAATGGCCTGATCCAAGAAAATTATGTGAACTTCACGTTTGGATTTTCACTTAATGATAATAGTTGGTTTTATAAACGAGTATTTGAATAAAGCATAATAACCATGAAAATTAAATCAACCCTATTAGGTCTAGCAGCCGTATTGATGGCTGGCGTGGTTCAAGCGCAAGATGGATGGAATTGGCCATCTGATCCTGCGCAAGAAGCCAAAGCAAGAGAATTGAATGCTGCATATACTGACTATATGAAGTCAGAGCAGTATGTGGAAGCTACTAAGCCTTTACATTGGCTATTAGTAAATGTTCCTCAGCTAAATGAATCTTTATACATCAACGGGACCAAAATTTATGATGGTGCAGCTGGTGCTGTAAGTGATGAGGCACAAAAAAGAGTGTATCAGGATTCTGTAATAGCACTTTACGAAAAAAGAGGTGAATTGTATGACAATGAATCTAAGTGGATTGAAAACAAAGCTTATTACGGCTATCAGTATTATAAAGATGACAAGGAAAAATTGAAAGTTCCAGTAGCAGATTTCGAGAAAGCACTTGAAATAAATGGTTCTATTAACTATCAGTTAGTACCTGCATACTTTAACTTGGTCTATAGAAACTTTGCATACCACAAAGCATACACAGGTGAGGAAATCCTTAATATGTATGATGAGCTAAATGCAATTTTGGATGCAGAAGCAGCAAAAGGTTCGAATGTAACTAGCCAAAAAGGTAATATGGAGCAATTGTTGGTTGCTATGGAATTGATTGATTGTGATTTCATCGAAAACACTATGGGTCCAAAATTGGCCGCTGATCCTTCTAATGAGAAATTGGCTAATCAGATCTTCAACTATTCTGTACAATACAAGTGTTTCTCTTCTGATGCGTTCCTGCAGGCTTTGGAAATCATCGATACCAATAACCCTACTTTCGCAACTTCTCAAGTAAGAGCGATGAGATACCTACAGGAGAAAGATTACGACAAAGCAGAGCCAGTATTGGAGAAGGCCATGACTTTGGCTGAGAACGATGCTCAGAAAGCGGAAGTGAAGTTTGAGTTGGCGAAGATTTATGGCGCTAAAGGTCAAAAGTCTGCTGCTAGAGCTGCTGCTAAAGAAGCTGCTGCAATGGATGAGTCTAAGTCTAAAGATGCTTGGAAATTGATCGGTGACTTGTACATGGGTTCTATGAACGATTGTAAAGGTGGAGAAAGCCGTGCAAAAGATTACTCTATCTACATCGCTGCTTACAATGCATATCAAAGAGCTGGTGACAATACAGGAATGGCCAATGCCAAGGCTAGATTCCCTTCTAAAGAGGAATTGTTTACAGAAAGCTTACAAGTGGGCGGCACTATCAACACTGGATGTTGGATTGGTGAAACCGTAACCTTGGCTACAAGAGACTAATTTTAGTTAATATTCTTAAAAGGGCAGCTACTCAGCTGCCCTTTTTGCGTTTACTACTTATCATTTAATTTTCATTTATCTTTGTACCGTGAAGTTTAGCCACCTATTCGTCTTACTTTCTATTTGTGTCATGGCATTTTCCTCTTGCCGGGAAGATGTGGATGCGGCTGCCTTGCAGGTATATGATGGGCCGATGAATACCTCCATTAATATCAATTTGGTTTCCAGTGATTCTGCCATTATCAGATCTGAAATCAAAGCTCCCAAGCAATTGGAGTTCGAAAATGGAAATTTGGAATTTCCTGAAGGGATTGACATTACTTTTTTTGATAAAGCGGGAAATATAACCACCACCATGCGGGCAGACAGAGGATATTACCTTAGAGAAGATAATCTTTATAAGGGTGAAGGAGATGTTCAAGTTGATAATCTGGAAAAGGACCAAAGTTTGAAGTCCGAAGAGATTTTTTGGAACCCCAATCAAAAAAAGATTTATACTGAAAAATTTGTCAGCGTTAGAGATGGAAAAACCTTGCTCCAAGGGGCAGGATTAGAAGCGGATGAAAATTTTTCCAAATATTCCATCAAAAACCCAATGGACAGTAGAATTGAGTTCCAAGAGGATGGAATGTAAATTCCCCATATATTAGATTTACCAAAAATATTAGATTGAAATTACCTGACGTCCTTATTTTATCCCTTGCGCTAGCATTCGCAATCATTGGAATTCACCTAAGTCTGAGCCAAGGCGTAGAAGTGTCCTATCCAGTTTTTATGTTTGCCGTAGCCTTACTATTTTGGTTTCAATATAGAAGGACCAACGACCCAAAAGACTCCCAAAAACCAAAGCAAAAAACTAAAAAGCGGAAAAAGCATTAAACATGGATGTTTCTTATTTGATATACGTGATTATCACGCTGCTTTTTTCAGCATTTTTTTCGGGAATGGAAATCGCTTTTATTTCCTCCAACAAGCTGCAGATTGAGCTTCAGCGAAAACAAGGGTCCTTGGTAGGCAAAGTACTCAGTACCTTTGTCAACAATACCGGACAATTTATAGGAACTACCTTGATGGGGAATACCGTCTCTTTGGTGCTCTATGGTATTTTCATGGCATTCCTGTTAGAGGATCCTTTAAATATGATGCTACCAGAAGGCTTTAACAATGAAGCACTAGTCTTGGTATTGCAAACGGTGATTTCTACCTTGATTGTATTGGTGACGGCAGAGTTCCTTCCCAAAAGCATTTTTATGCTGAACCCAAACAGCATGCTCACTTTCTTTGCCTTGCCTTTTTTGGCAATCTATTTTATCATGTATCCCATTGTCTGGGCAGTGGTAGGGCTTTCCAGATTCTTCATTACCAAGATATTGAGACTGGAATACAGTGAAGACAAACCGGTTTTTACGGTGACGGATTTGAATAGCTTTATCCAAAATCATTTGACCCAGGAAAAAGAAGAAGGGAAAGTGGATATAGATACCAAGATTTTCGACAATGCGGTGGAGTTTAAAACAGTGCGTGTGAGAGAGTGCATGGTGCCTAGAACAGACATTGTATCGGTAGAAATTGAGGATACCATAGAAGAGCTGAAAGAGGTATTTGCAGAAAGCGGTCACTCCAAGGTGATTGTCTATCGTGAAACCATCGACGATGTGATTGGTTATTGTCATCAACTGGAGTTGTTCAAAAAGCCGAAAAGTATCGAGGAAATACTTACTCCTATTATCATCGCACCAGAATCAGCCTTGGCCAATGAACTGCTCATCCAATTTATTCAGGAAAGAAAAAGTTTGGCTTTGGTGGTGGATGAATTTGGGGGAACCAGTGGAATTGTTTCCATGGAAGACATCATTGAAGAGATCTTTGGAGAGATTGAAGATGAGTATGACAATGATGATTTGATCGAACAAAAGACCGGAGATCATGAATATTTGTTAAGTGCCCGTCACGAAATAGATTATTTAAATGATAAATATGGATGGGATTTACCTTACGGTGATTTTGAAACATTGTCAGGATTAATTCTTTCTTTGACAGAAAACCTGCCCAAGAAGGGCGAATCGGTCGTTTTTGGTCCGTATACGTTTACAATCATGACTAAGCAAGACCATCGAATTGACTCAGTTAAGCTGAAAATTAATAGCTCAGGGATTTTTTAGATAAAGGTTTGATTCAGAATATATTTTGAATTTCGACCCTAATGCTATTATTTTGCGACACTTCTAAAAAAGCGTAGAAATACAAATGGCGTTAATTAAACAAATAAGACAGAGAACGGGTCTCGCAATCGGTGTCATTGCCGGCGGGTTGATTTTATTCCTATTGGGTGGAGATTTGCTAAGTCCAAATTCCTCCATACTCAATTCAAATCAAAATGTTGTTGGGGAAATCGCAGGAGAGGAAATCTCCTATGAAGAGTACGTGGCAAACATTGAGCAATTTAGAATTGCTTTCCAACAAAGAACAGGTAGAGCTCCTTCCGAGCCAGAAATGTTTACCGTAAGAGAGCAGGCATGGCAGGCATTGATCGTTGAAAAAGTATTCAACGAGGAATATGAAAAGCTTGGCTTGACCATCTCTGATGCAGAATTAGTAGATATGGTGCAGGGGAAAAACATTGTGGCAGAATTACGTCAGCAATTGGTGAACCCTCAGACCGGTCAATTCGACAAGTCCCAATTGGTATCTTTCCTTCAGTCTTTAGAAAATGCTGATCCTACTCAGCAGGCTTTCTGGGCTCAGCAGGAACAATTATTTGCGGATTCTAGATTGAGAATCAAATATGACAACATGCTTACCTTCTCGGAGTACGTGACTTCAGTAGAAGCAAAGCACGAATATGAAGCTGCAAATACCATTGCAGACGTTTCTCATTTGTTTGTTCCTTACTATGCAATTGCTGATTCAGCAGTTTCAGTAAGCGAAAGCGAAATGAAAGACTACCTAAGCAAAAATCAAAGTAAGTTCAGAACGGGTACTAGTGCCAATATTGAATATGTAAGCTTTAGCATTTTGCCAAGCAGTGAAGATTCTGCTGAGGTGATTTCTGAAATCCAAAGCTTGACAGAAGAATTGAGAAATTCTGAAAATGACTCTGCATTTGTAGCTAGAAATTCTGAGACTCAATTTCCTTTCTTTACGTATGCTCCAGGAACCAACCTTCCTGCAAGTTTAACATCCAATGTAGATGAAATTGAAGAAGGTGCTACTTATGGTCCATTTGTAACTCCAAATTCTACCTATGTTACTTATAAGGTAAGTGATCAATACGAAGGTCCAGCTAGAATGAGAGCTTCTCATATCTTGTTGAGCACTGAAGGAATGGATGATGCTACCAAAGCTGCTGTCAAAGCGCAAGCAGAGCAGATTTTAGCGGATCTGAAAGGTGGAGCTAACTTCGCAGTAACTGCAAGCCAGTATGGTCAAGATGGAACTGCTCAAAACGGTGGAGACCTTGGCTACTTTGCGAAAGCAGATTTCGTAGAGCCATTTGCCAATGCAGTATTCGCTGCAAAATCTCTTGGTTTGATCAATAATGTAGTGGAAACAGAATATGGTTACCATATCATTGAGGTTACTGGAATGCCATTAACTCAGTATACTAAATTGGCAGCCTTGGAAATTGAGTTGGTAGCAAGTGATGCAACTAGAAACGAAGCATTCAGAAATGCAGATTCTTTTGCTGCTGAGAGCGGAAACAGAAACCAGTTCAAAGAAAATGCGGCTGCGCAAGGATATAGAGTTTTGGAAGCAAGTAATGTAGATGCTACTAGCAGAAACATCAACAACATCCAAAATGCAAGAGAAGTAGTGAGATGGGCATTTACAGAAGCTTCTGCCGATGAGGTGTCGCCAGTATTCGAATTGGATAACAATTACATAGTTGCTTCTTTGATCAGTAAGAAAGAAGAAGGAGATGCGAAATTGGCTGATGTTCGTCCTCAAGTAGAAGCGCAGGTTAGAAATGATAAGAAAGCTGCGATGATTGCTGAGAAATTAGCAGGTAAATCTACTTTGGAAGAAATGCAAGCAGTATTCCCTGAGGCTTCATTAAATACTACTCCAGACTTGAAGTTGAGTGCATCTGTTATTCCAGGCGTTGGTTTTGCTCCTAAAGCAATCGGATCCATCTTCGGATTGAAGAACGCTGGTGACATGACTGCACCGATTAAAGAAGATGTGGGAGTGATCGTAGGTAAGCTGAACAGCTTGAACCCAGCTGCAGAATTAGGAGACTATAGTGGTTTCCAAAGTCAATTGACACAGAGTGCTTCACAAAGGACTTCCTATCAGGTCATGATGGCCCTGCAGGATCTCGCAGATGTGAAAGACTACCGATATAAATTCTTTTAATTAAAGAAGCTCATCGGAACCCATGCCAATCGGCATGGGTTCTTTGTTTGAAGCTATTTCTAATCACATTGAATCGGATTACTATGGAAAAGAACTTTGATAGAGAAAACTTTAAAGAGAAATTAGAGGGGTCAGGACAATTTCCTATGCTCTATATGTTTAAATTTATAGTTCCTAAAGGAAAGGAAACTGAGATTGAAGCTTTGTTTCCTAAGAACGAGGTGAAATTAAAGCCTAGTTCGGGAGGGAAGTACATAAGTGCCACTATTCAGGCGATGATGGATACATCAGATCAGATTGTGGACCTTTATGAAAAAGCAGCTAAGGTAGAAGGAGTTATTTCACTATAAAACCAAAAGATGATGTGGACAGAAGAAGACAATAAACTCAAGCAAACTTTCAAATTTAAAGATTTTCAAGA comes from Algoriphagus halophilus and encodes:
- a CDS encoding DUF493 family protein, translating into MEKNFDRENFKEKLEGSGQFPMLYMFKFIVPKGKETEIEALFPKNEVKLKPSSGGKYISATIQAMMDTSDQIVDLYEKAAKVEGVISL
- a CDS encoding sodium:proton antiporter — encoded protein: MKNFILSFSILFGILFLNGLQPQLALAEERETKETFLAQADQTDTEHATVEHNDQADHGDEEHHVAPTWLVIPFVVLLLMIATGPLFYEHFWHKNYPKIAIGLAILVVFYYLFILQNVHAPVHALAEYIQFIALLASLYIASGGILIEIDKKATPFANVSLLLIGALISNLIGTTGASMLLIRPFIRLNKGNIQAYHIIFFIFMVSNVGGSLTPIGDPPLFLGFLKGIPFFWTLEHNWPAWIFALALLAIAFYFIDKKLGKAADDEIEPEEITYTNKFSLIGMKNFGWLFIIICSVFLDPNVIEGVPAIVYDGQKFSYLREVIMLSVAFLSYRFADKRAIQGNEFNFEPIREVAFIFIGIFGTMMPALELVGNFAKSPEGASLISHNTLYWGTGTLSGFLDNAPTYLNFLAAAMASKGADINNIDQVREFAANGFPDSAFELMAIAVASVFFGAMTYIGNGPNFMVKSIAEQSGIKMPSFFGYIIRFSLPVLLPILILVWLVFFAFVG
- a CDS encoding anhydro-N-acetylmuramic acid kinase, whose amino-acid sequence is MSNANYHIIGLMSGTSGDGLDVAYCHFEKSDLWQFEILEAITIPFPDQLGEQLQKAHLLNALDLHYLDVAFGKWMGQEVKQFCSKKQISPIAICSHGHTVFHQPQKGLSLQIGNGWALHQASEMKVINDFRMLDVQLGGQGAPLVPIGDQLLFPHLDFCINLGGISNISMQWKGERIAFDCSPFNLLLNPIAEKLGSPYDRDGQWAREGQVDAELLEKLNQVPFYQKKGAKSLGREDMDEVFSPIIQSSNAPEKDKLATLTEHYAIQIAQIIQAYALHEKPKVLLSGGGAYHTYFIERLHHQLQGNWQQFEASNELIEFKEALIFGFLGVLRLRGESNCLASVTHASRDSSGGTIFG
- the lptC gene encoding LPS export ABC transporter periplasmic protein LptC, which translates into the protein MKFSHLFVLLSICVMAFSSCREDVDAAALQVYDGPMNTSININLVSSDSAIIRSEIKAPKQLEFENGNLEFPEGIDITFFDKAGNITTTMRADRGYYLREDNLYKGEGDVQVDNLEKDQSLKSEEIFWNPNQKKIYTEKFVSVRDGKTLLQGAGLEADENFSKYSIKNPMDSRIEFQEDGM
- a CDS encoding hemolysin family protein: MDVSYLIYVIITLLFSAFFSGMEIAFISSNKLQIELQRKQGSLVGKVLSTFVNNTGQFIGTTLMGNTVSLVLYGIFMAFLLEDPLNMMLPEGFNNEALVLVLQTVISTLIVLVTAEFLPKSIFMLNPNSMLTFFALPFLAIYFIMYPIVWAVVGLSRFFITKILRLEYSEDKPVFTVTDLNSFIQNHLTQEKEEGKVDIDTKIFDNAVEFKTVRVRECMVPRTDIVSVEIEDTIEELKEVFAESGHSKVIVYRETIDDVIGYCHQLELFKKPKSIEEILTPIIIAPESALANELLIQFIQERKSLALVVDEFGGTSGIVSMEDIIEEIFGEIEDEYDNDDLIEQKTGDHEYLLSARHEIDYLNDKYGWDLPYGDFETLSGLILSLTENLPKKGESVVFGPYTFTIMTKQDHRIDSVKLKINSSGIF
- a CDS encoding type III pantothenate kinase, translating into MDNLIIDIGNTRIKSALFKGTEFVNESVFIDLPTALQYWKGLSFQNCLISSVKWTEKDLKIQIPFPFKYLSNNLQFPIGNAYGSPATLGLDRMAAAVGGWQMAGTGPVLVIDMGSCMTFDLVDESNTYRGGAISPGLLMRAKAMNALTARLPLVEVSGKPEDFIGTNTISCMQIGIWYGIESEILGQIQKYEQKFPQIKVFVCGGDAQSFESLAKDHIFVVQNLVLHGLNCILNHNVE
- a CDS encoding peptidylprolyl isomerase; amino-acid sequence: MALIKQIRQRTGLAIGVIAGGLILFLLGGDLLSPNSSILNSNQNVVGEIAGEEISYEEYVANIEQFRIAFQQRTGRAPSEPEMFTVREQAWQALIVEKVFNEEYEKLGLTISDAELVDMVQGKNIVAELRQQLVNPQTGQFDKSQLVSFLQSLENADPTQQAFWAQQEQLFADSRLRIKYDNMLTFSEYVTSVEAKHEYEAANTIADVSHLFVPYYAIADSAVSVSESEMKDYLSKNQSKFRTGTSANIEYVSFSILPSSEDSAEVISEIQSLTEELRNSENDSAFVARNSETQFPFFTYAPGTNLPASLTSNVDEIEEGATYGPFVTPNSTYVTYKVSDQYEGPARMRASHILLSTEGMDDATKAAVKAQAEQILADLKGGANFAVTASQYGQDGTAQNGGDLGYFAKADFVEPFANAVFAAKSLGLINNVVETEYGYHIIEVTGMPLTQYTKLAALEIELVASDATRNEAFRNADSFAAESGNRNQFKENAAAQGYRVLEASNVDATSRNINNIQNAREVVRWAFTEASADEVSPVFELDNNYIVASLISKKEEGDAKLADVRPQVEAQVRNDKKAAMIAEKLAGKSTLEEMQAVFPEASLNTTPDLKLSASVIPGVGFAPKAIGSIFGLKNAGDMTAPIKEDVGVIVGKLNSLNPAAELGDYSGFQSQLTQSASQRTSYQVMMALQDLADVKDYRYKFF
- a CDS encoding Glu/Leu/Phe/Val dehydrogenase dimerization domain-containing protein; translated protein: MHDLLKKFENKKAEIVFEWSDNESEAEGWVVINSLRGGAAGGGTRMRKGLDKREVESLAKTMEVKFTVSGPAIGGAKSGINFDPNDPRKNEVLQRWYKAVMPLLKNYYGTGGDMNVDEIHEVIPITETYGLWHPQEGIVNGHFHATEPEKIKKIGQLRQGVSKVLEDPHYTPNGPKKYTVADMITGYGVAEAVRHYYKIWGGQIKGKRAVIQGWGNVGAAAACFLAVEGVKVVGIIDRDGGIIREEGLSLDEVRDLFIARDGNKLVAKDMIPFEKINEKIWDINSEIFIPAAASRLVTQNQVERMVNAGLEVISCGANVPFADPEIFFGPIGVWADKRISVLPDFIANCGMARVFAYLMSKKAEVTDRAIFNDVSKTIEKALNKTFQENPEKTNIAQSSFKIALAQLV